ACTGGATGCGGCCGTCGGAATCGCAACTGATGTCCGCCAACGTCGCGCGGCGGGTCGGGGGCTCGTCGAGGCGCGTGAGCGGGACGACCGGGAACGGCGAGCCGAGCGCCCAGTGGTCGGGCAGGGTCTGGAACAGGCTGAAGTTGACGACGTACGTGTCCGCCAGCCGGTCGGGCAGTTCGTCGAACGGCTCCGGGGCGTAGTCGAGGTCGGCGACGACGTCGGCGATCGCAGCGAGGATGCGGCCGTAGGCGCGCTCGACGTGCGCGCGTTCGGCGAGCCCGAGGTAGCCGAGGTCGAACAGCTGGTGCATCGTCGCCTTGTTGGAGACCGCTTCGTTGTACACCCGCCGGTAGGCGTCGGGCCCGACGTCCGCCAGGAGCGCCTCCATGTCGGCGACGAGGGGGTGGGGGTCGCCGGGGAGGGGCGGCAGGTCGACCGGGTCGCGGGTGGGCCCGATGGCGTCGACGACCGGCGCGACGACGACGGCGTGGTGCGCCGTCAACGCCCGCCCCGATTCGGTCACGAGGCGGGGGTGGGCGACCCCCGCGTCGTCGCACACCTCCGCCACGGTCGTCACGAGCGCTTCGGCGTACTCCGACAGCCCGTAGTTCGCCGAGGCGGGCGTCGCCGTCTTGGAGCCGTCGTAGTCGACCGCGAGGCCGCCCCCGACGTTCAGGTAGCGCGGTGCGGTACCTTTCCGCGCGAGGTGGGCGTACACCTGCGCCGCTTCGCGCACCGCGACGCGGATGGCGTGCACGTCGGGGACCTGGCTCCCGACGTGGGTGTGGAGCATCACGAGGGCGTCGGCCATGCCGGCCGCCTCGAGGCGTGCGACGACGGCGGCGACCTCGCCGGCGGTGAGGCCGAACTTCGCGTCGTCCCCCCCGGACGACGCCCACGTCCCGCTCCCGGCGGCGTGGAGTTTGAAGCGCACCCCGATCGCCGGTCGGACGCCCATCTCCCGCGCGATGCGGAGGACCCGATCGAGCTCCCCGACCTTCTCGAGGGTCAACACGACGTGCTTGCCGAGCGCCCGGCCCCACAGCGCCAGGCGCACGAAGTCGTCGTCCTTGAAGCCGTTGCATTGGATCAACGCGTCGGGGTGGGTGTCCTGCACCAACACCAGCGCGAGCTCCGCCTTGCTGCCGGCTTCGAGGCCGGTGCGCCAGCGTGCGCCGGCGCCGGCCAGCGTCTCGACGACGACGCGGCGTTGGTTGACCTTGATCGGGTAGACGCCCTGGTACCCGCCGCGGTACCCGGTCGTCGCCATGGCGGCCTCGAAGGCCTCGTGGACGCGCGCGAGGCGGTCCTCGAGGATCTGGGGGAAGCGCAGGATCGTAGGCAGGGGGCGTCCGTCCGCCTCGAGGTGGTCGACGACGTCGGCGAGGGCGACCTCCGCCCCCGCGACGCGGACGCGCAGCGCGCCGTCCTCGCCGACCCGCAGGTACCCCGCCGACCAGGCGTCGACGCCGTACGGCGCGCCGGGCGCATCGTCGCGCACGCCGCTGCGAACCGTGTCGCGGTCGGCGTCGGGGGCGGGGGGCGGAGGGGCGACGTCGGC
The Trueperaceae bacterium DNA segment above includes these coding regions:
- the speA gene encoding biosynthetic arginine decarboxylase, with the translated sequence MPGPAHADVAPPPPAPDADRDTVRSGVRDDAPGAPYGVDAWSAGYLRVGEDGALRVRVAGAEVALADVVDHLEADGRPLPTILRFPQILEDRLARVHEAFEAAMATTGYRGGYQGVYPIKVNQRRVVVETLAGAGARWRTGLEAGSKAELALVLVQDTHPDALIQCNGFKDDDFVRLALWGRALGKHVVLTLEKVGELDRVLRIAREMGVRPAIGVRFKLHAAGSGTWASSGGDDAKFGLTAGEVAAVVARLEAAGMADALVMLHTHVGSQVPDVHAIRVAVREAAQVYAHLARKGTAPRYLNVGGGLAVDYDGSKTATPASANYGLSEYAEALVTTVAEVCDDAGVAHPRLVTESGRALTAHHAVVVAPVVDAIGPTRDPVDLPPLPGDPHPLVADMEALLADVGPDAYRRVYNEAVSNKATMHQLFDLGYLGLAERAHVERAYGRILAAIADVVADLDYAPEPFDELPDRLADTYVVNFSLFQTLPDHWALGSPFPVVPLTRLDEPPTRRATLADISCDSDGRIQSFVGRHDVGPTLPVHDVTPGGRYLLGFFLVGGYQDVLANAHNLFGRMAEAHVRLTGADTFEIERTVPGQKARRVIENMGYETDELLAALGAEIDEAARLGAGVSDEAASRLRALYAAELVGYTYLE